Proteins found in one Hypericibacter terrae genomic segment:
- a CDS encoding ABC transporter substrate-binding protein: MSDRTFLETLTARGLNRRAFGKALAAAGLAMVTIPMLPRRAAAADEVIYYTWSDYNTPDLFPAYVEKHGAPPETPVFGDNEEALQKLRSGFIADVTHPCSTMTRRWREAGMLAPIDTTKLSNWGDLFAPLKTLPTTTADGQQWFIPFDWGQTSITYRTDLIDLQGQEESWGLLWDERYKGKLGTMAAAEDAWWCAAIYAGVDVLKEVTQADIDKVHPLLVKQRPLLRFYSSDSTQVEQALASGEVVAAMTWNQSPLGLTKQGVKVKFANPKEGALTWCCGLVLLKKAPHPDKALDLIDAMIDPRAGKYLIEEFGYGHANQKSFDGVAEEDLVARGLSKQPMEILARGKFAGPQQPELEQAINRDYEKIQAGF; this comes from the coding sequence ATGAGCGATCGGACATTTCTGGAGACGCTGACGGCCCGCGGACTGAATCGCCGTGCCTTCGGCAAGGCTCTGGCGGCCGCCGGGCTGGCGATGGTGACGATTCCCATGCTGCCGCGCCGCGCTGCGGCGGCGGACGAGGTGATCTATTATACCTGGTCCGACTACAACACGCCCGATCTCTTTCCTGCTTATGTCGAGAAGCATGGGGCGCCGCCGGAGACACCGGTGTTCGGCGACAACGAGGAGGCGCTGCAGAAGCTGCGCAGCGGCTTCATCGCCGATGTGACCCATCCCTGCAGCACCATGACCCGGCGCTGGCGCGAGGCCGGCATGCTGGCGCCCATCGATACGACCAAGCTCTCGAACTGGGGCGACCTGTTCGCGCCGCTCAAGACCTTGCCCACCACGACCGCCGATGGTCAGCAATGGTTCATCCCGTTCGATTGGGGCCAGACCTCGATCACCTACCGCACCGATCTGATCGATCTGCAAGGCCAGGAGGAATCCTGGGGCCTACTCTGGGACGAGCGCTACAAGGGCAAGCTCGGCACCATGGCGGCGGCCGAAGATGCTTGGTGGTGCGCCGCGATCTATGCCGGCGTCGATGTGCTGAAAGAGGTCACGCAGGCGGACATCGACAAGGTGCATCCGCTTCTGGTGAAGCAGCGCCCGCTTCTGCGTTTCTATTCTTCCGATTCGACCCAGGTCGAGCAGGCGCTGGCTTCGGGCGAGGTGGTGGCGGCGATGACCTGGAACCAGTCGCCGCTGGGCCTGACGAAGCAGGGCGTGAAGGTGAAGTTCGCTAACCCGAAGGAGGGCGCTCTCACCTGGTGCTGCGGGTTGGTGCTGCTGAAGAAGGCGCCGCATCCCGACAAGGCGCTCGATCTGATCGACGCCATGATCGATCCCCGCGCCGGCAAGTATCTCATCGAAGAGTTTGGTTACGGCCATGCGAACCAGAAGAGCTTCGACGGCGTTGCCGAGGAAGACCTGGTGGCGCGTGGCCTCTCCAAGCAGCCGATGGAGATTCTGGCGCGTGGCAAGTTCGCAGGGCCGCAACAGCCGGAACTCGAGCAGGCCATCAACCGCGACTATGAGAAGATCCAGGCGGGGTTCTAA
- a CDS encoding AzlC family ABC transporter permease, with the protein MAPSRKTLPTAFASRRAAFIGGMRESASTPALVLGASFLGFGSLCRQSDWTLPMSLASTTTGWALPGQITLIELYGVGASAAAILLAVWLSGLRLLPMTLSLMPFLRHPGTPRWRYFLAAHFIAITGWANGMQRCPVLPSDQRLPFFIGFGLVLWSFSLVATAGGFFMVEWLPATVGLGLLFLNPIYFLLVFSVDLAQRARALPLILGAIAGPLFHLLSPNWSLLLTGLVAGSASFLLEKPVARWIEARKTMRATS; encoded by the coding sequence ATGGCGCCGTCCCGCAAGACCCTGCCCACCGCCTTCGCCAGCCGGCGTGCCGCCTTCATCGGCGGCATGCGCGAATCGGCGAGCACGCCGGCGCTGGTGCTGGGCGCATCCTTTCTCGGATTCGGCTCGCTCTGCCGGCAGTCGGACTGGACCCTGCCGATGAGCCTGGCCTCCACCACCACCGGCTGGGCCCTGCCGGGCCAGATCACGCTGATCGAGCTCTATGGCGTCGGCGCGTCCGCCGCGGCCATCTTGCTCGCGGTATGGCTCTCGGGCCTGCGGCTGTTGCCGATGACGCTGTCGCTCATGCCCTTCCTGCGCCATCCCGGCACGCCGCGCTGGCGCTATTTCCTCGCCGCCCATTTCATCGCCATCACCGGCTGGGCCAACGGCATGCAGCGCTGTCCGGTGCTGCCCTCCGACCAGCGCCTGCCCTTCTTCATCGGCTTCGGCCTGGTGCTCTGGAGCTTCTCGCTCGTGGCCACGGCCGGCGGGTTCTTCATGGTCGAGTGGCTGCCGGCGACGGTCGGGCTCGGGCTCCTGTTCCTGAATCCGATCTATTTCCTGCTGGTGTTCTCGGTCGACCTGGCCCAGCGCGCCCGCGCCCTGCCGCTGATTCTCGGCGCCATCGCGGGGCCGCTGTTCCATCTCCTCTCGCCGAACTGGAGCCTGCTGCTGACGGGCCTCGTCGCCGGCAGCGCAAGCTTCCTGCTGGAGAAACCCGTGGCGCGCTGGATCGAGGCGCGCAAGACGATGCGGGCGACATCATGA
- a CDS encoding 3-hydroxyacyl-CoA dehydrogenase/enoyl-CoA hydratase family protein yields the protein MAPRKPGQPAELSIRKAAVIGAGVMGSGIAAQIANAGVPVLLLDIVPKDKDGKPASDRSVIAKGAIEKLLKTDPAPLMLPANAALITPGNTEDDLGLLADVDWVVEAVLENPEIKRSLYQKIEPLRKKGSVISSNTSTIPLATLIEGMPESFARDFVITHFFNPPRYMRLLEIVSGPKTNPDSLAVIEEFGDRALGKGVVRCKDTPGFIANRIGVYWMQAAVTAALDLGLTVEEADAVMGKPLGIPKTGVFGLLDLTGLDLQPHVDSAMAKSLPKGDDYLRIRRDFPLMTKLIADGYTGRKGKGGFYRMQRDEHGGKTLEAINLKTGEFKPKIEARLESVEAGRQGLRAVVEHPDRGGQYAWKVLSQLLPYTASLVPEIADDIVAVDRAMQMGYAWKWGPFELIDRMGADWFAKRLAAEGKTVPPLLAAAAKAGGFYKIDGGKLLYLGTDGKHHPVERPEGVLLLEDIKRASQPVAENSSASLWDIGDGVVCLEFHSKMNALDDQILGLLKQSIGMVAKKYKALVIYNEAEQFSVGANLGLALFGANIGMWPLIENLVSEGLATLKALKYAPFPSVAAPAGLALGGGCEITLHARAVVAHAESYIGLVEVGVGLIPGWGGANELLERYTVEKGRPGGPMPPVTKAFETISMAKVSKSAAEARELGFLRPTDEIVMNRERLLAAAKARALSMVADYKPPEVPVFTLPGATGRTAIRLAVDNFVAAGKAMPHDRVVAEALADLLTGGKDADIEVKTEEETLRKLAAKGFMSLMHTEPTLQRMEHMLETGKPLRN from the coding sequence ATGGCGCCGCGCAAACCCGGCCAACCGGCCGAGCTTTCGATCCGCAAGGCGGCCGTCATCGGTGCCGGCGTGATGGGCAGCGGCATCGCCGCCCAGATCGCCAATGCCGGCGTCCCCGTGCTGCTGCTCGACATCGTGCCGAAGGACAAGGACGGCAAGCCGGCATCCGACCGCAGCGTCATCGCCAAGGGCGCGATCGAGAAGCTGCTCAAGACCGACCCGGCACCCCTGATGCTGCCGGCCAACGCCGCCCTCATCACGCCCGGCAACACCGAGGACGATCTGGGCCTCCTCGCAGATGTCGATTGGGTGGTCGAGGCGGTGCTCGAAAATCCCGAGATCAAGCGCTCGCTCTATCAGAAGATCGAGCCCTTGCGCAAAAAGGGCTCGGTGATCTCCTCCAACACTTCGACGATTCCGCTGGCGACGCTGATCGAGGGCATGCCCGAGAGCTTCGCGCGCGATTTCGTCATCACGCATTTCTTCAATCCGCCGCGCTATATGCGCCTCCTGGAGATCGTGTCGGGGCCGAAGACCAATCCCGATTCGCTGGCGGTGATCGAGGAGTTCGGCGACCGCGCGCTGGGCAAGGGCGTGGTGCGCTGCAAGGACACGCCGGGCTTCATCGCCAACCGCATCGGCGTCTATTGGATGCAGGCCGCGGTGACGGCGGCGCTCGATCTGGGGCTGACGGTCGAAGAGGCCGATGCCGTGATGGGCAAGCCGCTCGGCATTCCCAAGACCGGCGTGTTCGGCCTGCTCGACCTGACGGGCCTCGATCTCCAGCCGCATGTCGACAGCGCCATGGCGAAGTCGCTGCCCAAGGGCGACGACTATCTGCGCATCCGGCGCGACTTCCCCTTGATGACGAAGCTGATCGCCGACGGCTATACCGGCCGCAAGGGCAAGGGCGGCTTCTATCGCATGCAGCGCGACGAGCATGGCGGCAAGACGCTCGAAGCCATCAATCTCAAGACCGGCGAGTTCAAGCCCAAGATCGAGGCGCGGCTCGAGAGCGTCGAGGCCGGGCGCCAGGGCCTGCGCGCGGTGGTCGAGCATCCCGATCGCGGCGGGCAATATGCGTGGAAGGTGCTCTCGCAGCTCCTGCCCTACACCGCCTCGCTGGTGCCTGAGATCGCCGACGATATCGTCGCGGTCGATCGCGCCATGCAGATGGGCTATGCCTGGAAATGGGGCCCGTTCGAGCTGATCGACCGCATGGGCGCCGACTGGTTCGCCAAGCGCCTCGCGGCCGAAGGCAAGACGGTGCCGCCGCTTCTGGCCGCGGCCGCCAAGGCCGGCGGCTTCTACAAGATCGACGGCGGCAAGCTGCTCTATCTCGGCACCGACGGGAAACATCACCCGGTCGAGCGCCCCGAGGGCGTGCTGCTGCTGGAAGATATCAAGCGCGCGAGTCAGCCGGTGGCCGAGAACAGCTCGGCCAGCCTGTGGGATATCGGCGACGGCGTCGTCTGTCTCGAGTTCCACAGCAAGATGAACGCGCTCGACGACCAGATCCTGGGCCTGCTCAAGCAGTCGATCGGCATGGTCGCCAAGAAATACAAGGCGCTGGTGATCTATAACGAGGCCGAGCAGTTCTCGGTCGGCGCCAATCTGGGCTTGGCCTTGTTCGGCGCCAATATCGGCATGTGGCCGCTGATCGAGAATCTGGTGAGCGAAGGCCTCGCCACCCTGAAGGCGCTGAAATACGCGCCCTTCCCCTCGGTCGCGGCGCCGGCCGGCCTGGCGCTCGGCGGCGGCTGCGAGATCACGCTCCATGCGCGCGCCGTCGTCGCCCATGCCGAGAGCTATATCGGCCTGGTCGAGGTCGGTGTCGGCCTCATCCCCGGCTGGGGCGGCGCCAACGAGCTGCTCGAGCGCTACACCGTCGAGAAGGGCCGTCCCGGCGGACCGATGCCGCCCGTGACCAAGGCCTTCGAGACGATCTCGATGGCCAAGGTCTCCAAATCCGCGGCCGAGGCGCGCGAGCTGGGCTTCCTCCGCCCCACCGACGAGATCGTGATGAACCGCGAGCGGCTGCTGGCGGCGGCCAAGGCCCGCGCCTTGTCGATGGTCGCCGACTACAAGCCGCCGGAGGTTCCGGTCTTCACGCTCCCCGGCGCCACCGGCCGCACGGCGATCCGCCTCGCGGTCGACAATTTCGTCGCGGCCGGCAAGGCCATGCCGCATGACCGCGTCGTCGCCGAGGCGCTCGCCGATCTCCTCACCGGCGGCAAGGATGCCGATATCGAGGTCAAGACCGAGGAAGAGACCCTGCGCAAGCTCGCGGCCAAGGGCTTCATGAGCCTCATGCACACGGAGCCGACGCTCCAGCGCATGGAGCACATGCTCGAGACCGGCAAGCCGCTGCGGAATTGA
- a CDS encoding PQQ-dependent sugar dehydrogenase has translation MTPADSPISIGAGFRALCLATGLTLSGAAFAASPSEPPGTHIQLDPSTLPAPDATEAVGNFSELVTASDHPPFQLPPGFAVNLFAKGFDRARWLAIAPDGAVLLSEGRDGQITRIVDSDGDGVADSSRILAAGFHGPHGMAFHDGMLYVADIEGIWKLPYQPEGTLTKPSRTRITAKGAFGEGQGHWTRNLVFSPDGSRIYVAIGSESNVAVEPLPRASIQSFAADGSDQKTVATGIRNPVGLAFYPGSHDLYAVVNERDGLGDGLVPDYLTRIQEGADYGWPYFYIGNHRQPDIEIPAGVSGDKVTEPDLLFRSHSAPLGLVFYDGKQFPAEYRGDAFVALHGSWNAGKPQGYMVVRVPFANGRPKGWYEPFLTGFWIGGNDPPKVFGRPVGLVVAPDGSLLVADDASQSIWRISWKGVDPE, from the coding sequence ATGACGCCAGCGGACTCCCCGATATCGATCGGCGCCGGTTTCAGGGCTCTCTGCCTCGCGACCGGCCTGACCCTTTCGGGCGCGGCCTTCGCCGCCTCGCCGTCGGAGCCGCCCGGCACCCATATCCAGCTCGACCCGTCCACGCTCCCCGCACCCGACGCGACCGAGGCCGTCGGCAATTTTTCGGAGCTGGTGACCGCATCGGATCATCCTCCTTTCCAGCTGCCGCCGGGCTTCGCCGTCAATCTCTTCGCCAAGGGCTTCGATCGCGCGCGCTGGCTGGCGATCGCGCCCGACGGCGCGGTCCTGCTCTCCGAGGGCCGCGACGGGCAGATCACGCGAATCGTCGACAGCGACGGTGACGGGGTCGCCGATTCCAGCCGCATCCTTGCCGCCGGTTTTCACGGGCCGCATGGCATGGCCTTCCATGACGGCATGCTCTATGTGGCCGACATCGAAGGCATCTGGAAATTGCCCTACCAGCCCGAGGGGACCCTGACGAAGCCATCGCGCACGCGCATCACGGCGAAGGGCGCGTTCGGCGAAGGGCAGGGCCATTGGACCCGCAATCTCGTCTTCAGCCCCGATGGATCGCGCATCTATGTCGCGATCGGCTCGGAGTCCAATGTCGCGGTCGAGCCCCTGCCGCGGGCCTCGATCCAGAGCTTTGCCGCCGATGGCAGCGATCAGAAGACCGTCGCCACCGGCATCCGCAATCCGGTCGGCCTGGCGTTCTATCCTGGGAGCCACGATCTCTATGCGGTGGTGAACGAGCGCGACGGGCTGGGCGACGGGCTCGTGCCGGATTATCTGACCCGGATCCAGGAGGGCGCCGACTATGGCTGGCCCTATTTCTATATCGGCAATCACCGCCAGCCCGACATCGAGATCCCCGCGGGCGTGAGCGGTGACAAGGTCACCGAGCCGGACCTGCTGTTCCGGTCGCATTCGGCGCCGCTGGGCCTCGTCTTCTATGACGGCAAGCAGTTTCCCGCCGAGTATCGCGGCGATGCCTTCGTGGCCCTGCATGGCTCCTGGAACGCCGGCAAGCCGCAGGGCTACATGGTGGTGCGCGTGCCCTTCGCCAACGGCAGGCCCAAGGGCTGGTACGAGCCGTTCCTGACCGGGTTCTGGATCGGCGGCAACGATCCGCCCAAGGTCTTCGGCCGTCCCGTCGGCCTGGTCGTGGCGCCCGATGGCAGCCTGCTCGTGGCCGACGATGCCAGCCAGTCGATCTGGCGCATCAGTTGGAAGGGCGTGGACCCGGAATAA
- a CDS encoding long-chain-fatty-acid--CoA ligase — protein sequence MTASLVSPQAEPAPRWLASYPADVDWNAVIEPKPVYALLDHAVATWPHRVALDFMGRRTLYAELGRQVDHAAKGLSALGLGPGMKLGLFLPNCPYFVVLYFAALKTGATVVNYNPLYTPPEVTRQIEDSETDMMATLDLAQLYNKLDPLLASTRLKRLIVCSMAEILPAPKRWLYQIAMRRTLVDCPRDDRHIRFSDLIANEGGFVPPPIDPLRQLALLQYTGGTTGIPKGAMLTHSNVYTNAEQCRLWFPVGNGDKPEQEIMLGVLPLFHVFAMTVVMNWSIRVGAEIVLLPRFEMKGMMQTITKRKPTVFAGVPTLFNAIINNPKIASYKMDSLRFCISGGAPLPDEVRARFEGMTHAKLVEGYGLSETSPVVCCNPPFSGGRPGSVGLPYPRTIIEIRDAEPPHRLLPQGERGEICVRGPQVMAGYWKRPDETAANTVDGAFRTGDVGYIDTDGYVFITDRLKDMINASGYKVYPRLIEEAIYRHPDVADCAVIGMPDPYRGQTVKAVIVAKPGKTLTDKILIAFLADKLSPIEMPTAFEFRSSLPKTAVGKIDKKVLQAEATAERKSA from the coding sequence ATGACCGCTTCTCTGGTCTCGCCGCAAGCCGAGCCGGCGCCTCGCTGGCTCGCGAGCTATCCCGCGGATGTGGACTGGAATGCCGTGATCGAGCCGAAGCCGGTCTATGCGCTGCTCGATCATGCGGTCGCCACCTGGCCCCACCGCGTGGCGCTCGATTTCATGGGCCGTCGCACCCTCTATGCCGAGCTCGGCCGCCAGGTCGATCATGCCGCGAAGGGCCTCTCGGCCCTGGGCCTGGGGCCCGGCATGAAGCTCGGGCTCTTCCTGCCGAACTGCCCCTATTTCGTGGTGCTCTATTTCGCGGCGCTCAAGACCGGCGCCACGGTCGTCAACTACAATCCGCTCTATACGCCGCCCGAGGTGACGCGCCAGATCGAGGATTCCGAGACCGACATGATGGCGACCCTCGACTTGGCGCAGCTCTACAACAAGCTGGACCCGCTCCTCGCCAGCACGCGCCTCAAGCGGCTCATCGTCTGCTCGATGGCGGAGATCCTGCCCGCGCCCAAGCGCTGGCTCTATCAGATCGCGATGCGCCGCACGCTGGTGGATTGCCCGCGCGACGACCGCCATATCCGCTTCTCCGACCTGATCGCCAATGAGGGCGGGTTCGTCCCGCCGCCGATCGATCCGCTCCGGCAATTGGCCTTGCTGCAATATACCGGCGGCACGACCGGCATTCCGAAGGGCGCGATGCTGACCCATTCGAATGTCTATACCAACGCCGAGCAATGCCGCCTCTGGTTCCCGGTCGGCAATGGCGACAAGCCCGAGCAGGAGATCATGCTGGGCGTGCTGCCGCTGTTCCATGTCTTCGCCATGACCGTGGTGATGAATTGGAGCATCCGGGTCGGCGCCGAGATCGTGCTGCTGCCGCGCTTCGAGATGAAGGGCATGATGCAGACGATCACCAAGCGCAAGCCGACCGTCTTCGCCGGCGTGCCGACCCTGTTCAACGCGATCATCAACAATCCCAAGATCGCCAGCTACAAGATGGACTCGCTGCGTTTCTGCATCTCCGGCGGCGCGCCCCTGCCCGACGAGGTGCGCGCGCGGTTCGAGGGCATGACCCATGCCAAGCTGGTCGAGGGCTACGGCCTGTCCGAGACGTCGCCCGTCGTCTGCTGCAACCCGCCCTTCAGCGGCGGACGCCCCGGCTCGGTCGGGCTGCCCTATCCGAGAACCATCATCGAGATCCGGGACGCCGAACCGCCGCATCGGCTCCTGCCGCAGGGCGAGCGCGGCGAGATCTGCGTGCGCGGGCCGCAGGTGATGGCGGGCTATTGGAAGCGGCCGGACGAGACCGCGGCCAACACGGTCGACGGGGCCTTCCGCACCGGCGATGTCGGCTATATCGACACGGACGGCTATGTCTTCATCACCGACCGTCTCAAGGACATGATCAATGCCAGCGGCTACAAGGTCTATCCGCGCCTGATCGAGGAAGCGATCTATCGCCATCCCGATGTCGCGGATTGCGCCGTGATCGGCATGCCCGACCCCTATCGCGGCCAGACCGTGAAGGCTGTGATCGTGGCCAAGCCCGGCAAGACACTGACGGACAAGATCCTCATCGCGTTCCTCGCCGACAAGCTGTCGCCGATCGAGATGCCGACCGCCTTCGAGTTCCGCAGCTCCCTGCCCAAGACCGCCGTCGGCAAGATCGACAAGAAGGTCCTTCAAGCCGAGGCCACCGCCGAAAGGAAATCCGCATGA
- a CDS encoding thiolase family protein — protein sequence MTRSAVIVGYARTPFHFAHKGALARVRPDDLAATAVKALLQRTGVPAADIEDLQMGCAFPEGEQGFNVARLVVLLAGLPQSVAGATVNRFCGSSMQGIHTAAGSIAMGAGDVFICAGVESMSRVPMMGFNPMPNPVLADKVPGAYMAMGITAENLVRKYKIGRDRQDAFSLSSQQKASAAQAAGKLDAEIVPVGSGNDIVAKDGCIRPDSTLEGLKGLKPVFEADGSVTAGSSSPLTDGASAVMVTSEEYAKAHGLKILARIKSISVAGCAPEIMGIGPVAATKKALDRAKLKVGDIDVIELNEAFAVQALACADELKLDLAKTNIDGGAIALGHPLGATGARITGKAAQIMAREGKKFALATQCIGGGQGIATILEAV from the coding sequence ATGACCCGCTCCGCCGTCATCGTCGGTTATGCCCGCACGCCCTTCCATTTCGCGCATAAGGGCGCGCTCGCCAGGGTGCGGCCGGACGATCTCGCCGCCACCGCGGTGAAGGCGCTCCTCCAGCGCACCGGCGTTCCCGCCGCCGATATCGAGGATCTGCAGATGGGCTGCGCCTTCCCCGAAGGCGAGCAGGGTTTCAACGTCGCGCGCCTCGTGGTGCTGCTCGCGGGCCTGCCGCAGAGCGTCGCCGGCGCCACGGTCAACCGCTTCTGCGGCTCCTCGATGCAGGGCATCCACACGGCGGCCGGCTCGATCGCCATGGGAGCGGGCGACGTCTTCATCTGCGCCGGCGTCGAATCGATGAGCCGCGTGCCGATGATGGGCTTCAACCCGATGCCCAACCCGGTTCTCGCGGACAAGGTGCCCGGCGCCTATATGGCGATGGGCATCACGGCCGAGAATCTGGTGCGGAAATACAAGATCGGCCGCGACCGCCAGGACGCCTTCTCGCTCTCCAGCCAGCAGAAGGCGAGCGCGGCGCAGGCCGCGGGCAAGCTCGATGCCGAGATCGTCCCGGTCGGCTCCGGCAACGACATCGTCGCCAAGGACGGCTGCATCCGCCCCGACAGCACGCTCGAAGGCCTCAAGGGCCTGAAGCCGGTGTTCGAGGCCGATGGCAGCGTCACCGCCGGCAGTTCCTCGCCTTTGACCGACGGCGCCTCGGCCGTGATGGTGACCTCGGAAGAATATGCCAAGGCCCATGGGCTGAAGATCCTGGCCCGCATCAAGAGCATCAGCGTCGCCGGTTGCGCACCGGAGATCATGGGCATCGGCCCGGTCGCCGCGACGAAGAAGGCGCTCGACCGCGCCAAGCTCAAGGTCGGCGATATCGATGTGATCGAGCTCAACGAGGCCTTCGCGGTGCAGGCGCTGGCCTGCGCCGACGAGCTCAAGCTCGACCTCGCCAAGACCAATATCGATGGCGGCGCCATCGCACTCGGCCATCCGCTGGGCGCCACGGGCGCGCGCATCACCGGCAAGGCCGCGCAGATCATGGCGCGCGAGGGCAAGAAATTCGCGCTCGCCACCCAATGCATCGGCGGCGGCCAGGGCATCGCCACCATCCTCGAGGCGGTCTGA
- a CDS encoding AzlD domain-containing protein: MSDNAIWLLIAGAFVVTYMWRGLGVALGGGLSLDGPLFRWIAAVAYAMLAGLIARMILLPLGALSATPIAERLLAAGIALAVFYFSRRNMLLAVFSGAAALVLLQLIGLS; this comes from the coding sequence ATGAGCGACAACGCAATCTGGCTGCTGATCGCGGGCGCCTTCGTCGTCACTTACATGTGGCGCGGGCTGGGCGTGGCGCTCGGCGGCGGCCTCAGCCTGGACGGACCGCTGTTCCGCTGGATCGCGGCCGTCGCCTACGCGATGCTGGCCGGGCTGATCGCGCGCATGATCCTGCTGCCGCTGGGCGCGCTGAGCGCGACGCCGATTGCCGAGCGACTGCTCGCGGCGGGCATCGCGCTCGCGGTCTTCTACTTCAGCCGGCGCAACATGCTGCTGGCGGTGTTTTCCGGCGCCGCCGCCCTGGTGCTGCTGCAGCTGATCGGCCTTTCATAA
- a CDS encoding SDR family NAD(P)-dependent oxidoreductase: MAYQTALITGASSGIGEAIARALPPSTNLLLTGRDRPRLQALADSLASNGRSVELQTADIGTDEGLSRLVEWAEPYEPDLLVNNAGFGRFGNALAEAEPGENDESIVKVNVLAPVTLTRALAPGMLKRARANGHRAGLIYVASTVAFFPMPYLATYAASKHFLRAYVEAIANELRREPVDLLAVCPGVTRTAWLERANMPVPRFARIDEPGDVARVALAAIGRRPVQMVGSQGHLAACFARFLPRRFVVAMMGRMAENWG, from the coding sequence ATGGCCTACCAGACTGCCCTGATCACGGGCGCGTCCAGTGGAATCGGCGAGGCGATCGCGCGGGCCCTGCCGCCTTCCACCAACCTGCTGCTGACGGGCCGCGACCGGCCGAGGCTGCAGGCCCTCGCGGATTCCCTCGCCAGCAATGGCCGCTCGGTCGAACTGCAAACGGCCGATATCGGGACGGACGAGGGACTGAGCCGCCTGGTCGAGTGGGCCGAGCCCTATGAGCCCGATCTCCTGGTCAACAATGCCGGCTTCGGGCGCTTCGGCAACGCGCTTGCCGAGGCCGAGCCCGGCGAAAACGACGAAAGCATCGTCAAGGTCAATGTCCTGGCGCCGGTCACCCTCACCCGCGCCCTTGCCCCGGGCATGCTGAAGCGCGCTCGGGCGAACGGTCACCGCGCCGGTCTGATCTATGTGGCGAGCACGGTCGCGTTCTTCCCCATGCCCTATCTGGCGACCTATGCCGCCAGCAAGCATTTCCTGCGCGCCTATGTCGAGGCGATCGCGAACGAGCTGCGCCGCGAGCCGGTCGATCTCCTGGCGGTCTGTCCCGGCGTGACCCGGACGGCCTGGCTCGAGCGTGCCAACATGCCGGTCCCGCGCTTTGCCAGGATCGACGAGCCGGGGGATGTGGCGCGCGTGGCACTGGCCGCGATCGGCCGGCGCCCGGTGCAGATGGTGGGCTCGCAAGGCCATCTCGCCGCCTGTTTCGCCCGCTTCCTGCCGCGCCGGTTCGTGGTGGCGATGATGGGCCGGATGGCCGAAAACTGGGGCTGA
- a CDS encoding phosphoglycerate kinase: protein MAQFRTLDQLDVAGKRVLLRLDLNVPVKDGRVTDPTRIDRSSATVQALIDRAAKVIILSHFGRPDGKRVESMSLRPIAEALGAALGGRKVGFAEDCVGPVAEKAVAALKNGEVLLLENLRFHSGEEKNDPDFTKALARLGDLYVNDAFSCAHRAHASTEGIAHLLPAAAGLLMQAELDHLTKALETPQRPVAAIVGGAKVSTKLDLLGNLVQKVDLLVIGGGMANTFLFANGMAIGKSLAERDMAETARAVLKKARDAGCDILLPEDATVAAKLEPGIDSHVVDIDAVPADQMILDVGPRTADAIARRLEGCRTLVWNGPLGAFETAPFDEGTTRLALKVAELTRQGRLLSVAGGGDTVAALGKAGVVNALTYVSTAGGAFLEWLEGKTLPGVKALQDAAKKT from the coding sequence ATGGCTCAATTCCGCACCCTCGATCAGCTCGACGTCGCCGGCAAACGCGTGCTGCTGCGCCTCGATCTCAATGTGCCGGTCAAGGACGGCCGCGTGACCGATCCGACCCGCATCGATCGCTCCTCGGCCACGGTCCAGGCCCTGATCGATCGCGCCGCCAAGGTGATCATCCTCTCCCATTTCGGCCGGCCCGACGGCAAGCGCGTGGAGTCGATGTCGCTGCGCCCGATCGCCGAGGCCCTGGGCGCCGCGCTGGGCGGCCGCAAGGTGGGCTTCGCCGAGGATTGCGTCGGGCCCGTCGCCGAGAAGGCGGTCGCGGCCCTGAAGAACGGCGAGGTGCTGCTGCTCGAGAATCTCCGCTTCCATTCCGGCGAGGAGAAGAACGATCCGGATTTCACCAAGGCCCTCGCCCGGCTCGGCGATCTCTATGTGAACGACGCCTTCTCCTGCGCCCATCGCGCCCATGCCTCGACCGAGGGGATCGCGCATCTGCTGCCGGCCGCGGCCGGCCTCCTGATGCAGGCCGAGCTCGATCACCTGACCAAGGCGCTCGAAACGCCGCAGCGCCCGGTGGCCGCGATCGTGGGCGGCGCCAAGGTCTCGACCAAGCTCGATCTCCTCGGCAACCTGGTGCAGAAGGTCGACCTGCTCGTGATCGGCGGCGGCATGGCCAACACCTTCCTCTTCGCCAATGGCATGGCGATCGGCAAGTCGCTCGCCGAGCGCGACATGGCCGAGACCGCGCGCGCCGTGCTGAAGAAGGCGCGCGATGCCGGCTGCGACATTCTCCTGCCGGAGGATGCGACGGTGGCGGCGAAGCTCGAGCCCGGCATTGACAGCCATGTCGTCGACATCGACGCCGTGCCGGCCGATCAGATGATCCTCGATGTGGGCCCGCGCACCGCCGATGCGATCGCCCGGCGCCTCGAAGGCTGCCGCACGCTGGTCTGGAACGGGCCGCTGGGCGCGTTCGAGACGGCGCCCTTCGACGAAGGGACCACGCGCCTCGCCCTGAAGGTCGCCGAGCTGACGCGCCAGGGACGGCTGCTCTCGGTCGCGGGCGGCGGCGACACGGTCGCCGCCCTCGGCAAGGCCGGCGTGGTCAATGCGCTGACCTATGTCTCGACCGCCGGCGGTGCCTTCCTCGAATGGCTCGAAGGCAAGACGCTGCCGGGCGTCAAGGCGTTGCAGGACGCGGCGAAGAAGACCTAG